A genomic segment from Nodularia sphaerocarpa UHCC 0038 encodes:
- a CDS encoding SGNH/GDSL hydrolase family protein, whose protein sequence is MLAVILLIWQQQRLKPVFGNPLSPNQVGQTQAISPDLGTRHQLTYQQWVDILKQEAKVASVQPPQRLSILIGDSLSLWFPPELLPEDRNWLNQGISGESSDGLLKRLELFDSTQPEVIFVMIGINDLIRGVSDQVILNNQRRIMTYLRKTHPKAQIVVQSILPHGDEAATWEGREKLLKIPNSRIRQLNQQLQNTATKVGVKYLDLYPLFTNPQGNLRSEFTTDGLHLNPTGYLVWRTALQMYSNMNVGSRLNIFPLSRK, encoded by the coding sequence ATGTTGGCAGTCATTTTGCTGATTTGGCAACAGCAGCGATTGAAGCCTGTTTTTGGCAATCCACTCTCCCCAAATCAAGTTGGTCAAACCCAAGCCATTTCACCAGATTTAGGCACTCGTCATCAACTCACTTATCAGCAGTGGGTAGATATTCTCAAGCAAGAAGCCAAAGTAGCCTCAGTTCAGCCTCCTCAGCGTTTAAGCATCCTCATAGGAGATTCTCTGAGTCTGTGGTTTCCGCCTGAGTTGTTACCCGAAGACAGAAATTGGCTCAATCAGGGAATTTCCGGCGAATCCAGCGATGGACTATTAAAAAGATTAGAATTATTTGACAGTACCCAGCCAGAGGTAATTTTTGTGATGATTGGCATTAATGATCTCATCCGGGGGGTAAGTGATCAAGTGATTTTAAATAATCAGCGCCGAATTATGACTTATCTGCGTAAGACACATCCCAAAGCGCAAATTGTGGTTCAGTCAATTTTGCCTCATGGGGATGAAGCCGCAACTTGGGAGGGAAGAGAAAAACTGCTGAAGATTCCCAACAGTCGGATTCGCCAGTTAAATCAACAATTACAAAACACAGCTACCAAAGTCGGTGTTAAGTATCTTGATTTGTATCCTTTATTTACCAACCCGCAGGGTAATCTCCGCAGTGAATTTACTACTGATGGTTTACATCTCAATCCCACAGGTTATCTAGTTTGGCGGACTGCGTTACAAATGTATAGCAATATGAATGTGGGGAGTAGGCTGAATATTTTCCCATTGTCTAGAAAATAG
- a CDS encoding DUF423 domain-containing protein translates to MAQIFISIAAILGGLSVAAGAFAAHALKEKISERSLEIFDTGARYQMYHALALLFIALLISRTTSPQPMLIATGWLFIVGIAIFSGSLYALSLTGLKYLGAITPLGGVAFIVGWGTLAFAAWGLKF, encoded by the coding sequence ATGGCACAAATATTTATCAGCATAGCTGCCATTTTAGGCGGTTTATCTGTAGCCGCAGGTGCTTTCGCTGCTCATGCTTTGAAAGAAAAGATTAGTGAGCGATCGCTTGAAATTTTCGATACAGGCGCACGTTATCAAATGTACCACGCTTTGGCACTTTTGTTCATAGCTTTATTAATTAGTCGCACAACATCGCCTCAACCAATGTTAATAGCTACTGGGTGGCTATTTATCGTTGGTATTGCGATTTTCTCAGGTAGCTTGTACGCCCTCAGTTTAACTGGTTTGAAATACTTGGGTGCAATTACGCCTTTGGGTGGTGTAGCTTTTATAGTTGGTTGGGGTACTTTGGCTTTTGCTGCTTGGGGTTTGAAATTTTAA
- a CDS encoding cation:proton antiporter, which translates to MTSNLLESPIIQFTILLTVIFTVPPIFERLRIPGLVGLLVAGVVLGQNGLKLLDTNSETVKLLSDIGKVYLMFVAGLEIDLGQFRKTKNRSIVFGILTFIVPLIAGIAVGRFFNFGWNAAVLIGSLLASHTLLAYPIISRLGVVMNEAVTVTVGATIFTDTAALLVLAICVGIHGGEFSAMSLVTLLGGLAIYSVIVLFGFDWAGKEFFRRSGDEQSNQFLFILLALFLASVGAQIVGVEKIVGAFLAGLAVNDVVGRSPVKEKIEFIGSVLFIPCFFVDMGLLINIPAFIQTLSSVWLTVVIVVALISSKFIAALLAKLIYRYNNAEMLTMWSLSLPQVAATLAAALVAYQTLNPAGERLISEGVLNSVIVLMLVTSIMGPLITARFAALLQMPQTDFETENLSNWWENYEGQPLEETQNLFTVVVPIHNFKTQRYLIEMAALIAQHESGRVLPLAITKAHIHMDDPQLGISLEQNLKRLKLAKEISQEFNVNVSTAIRIDDDIALAISRTSREQNANLVVMGWSRTTGLRARLFGNIIDSVFWSSHCPVAVTRLVSSPKTIARIIVPIGDLRPQTISAWRFAEMLADVNKAEVVLLHVSNSKTPSNLVEQFTIQLSDIVAKSQLKVNTNIQIIIDDDVAKAIVREAQAFDLAVLRSVRYRTTGGLAVSQVTTQVISELTGSIVLLGEAHL; encoded by the coding sequence ATGACATCAAATTTACTTGAAAGCCCGATCATTCAATTCACAATTCTCCTGACAGTAATTTTTACAGTCCCTCCTATATTTGAGCGACTGCGAATACCTGGATTAGTCGGGTTGCTAGTAGCAGGTGTGGTACTAGGGCAAAATGGGTTAAAGCTTTTAGATACTAACTCAGAAACAGTCAAACTGCTCTCAGACATCGGCAAAGTTTATTTAATGTTTGTCGCAGGTTTAGAAATCGACTTAGGACAATTCCGCAAAACTAAAAATCGCTCAATTGTCTTTGGAATCCTCACATTCATAGTACCATTAATTGCCGGGATAGCTGTCGGGCGCTTTTTCAATTTTGGCTGGAATGCTGCTGTTTTGATTGGTTCTTTACTCGCCTCCCATACGCTTTTAGCCTATCCAATTATCAGTCGTCTGGGAGTTGTGATGAATGAAGCTGTAACAGTTACAGTAGGGGCGACAATTTTCACTGACACAGCTGCTTTATTAGTCCTAGCAATTTGTGTAGGAATTCATGGGGGAGAATTTTCAGCCATGAGTTTAGTAACTTTATTAGGTGGATTAGCAATTTATTCTGTGATTGTCCTCTTTGGCTTCGACTGGGCTGGTAAAGAATTTTTTCGCCGTTCTGGAGATGAACAAAGTAACCAATTTCTATTCATTTTACTAGCCTTATTTCTCGCATCTGTGGGAGCGCAAATAGTTGGAGTTGAAAAAATTGTCGGGGCATTTTTAGCAGGTTTAGCAGTGAATGATGTGGTGGGACGCAGCCCAGTTAAAGAAAAAATTGAATTTATTGGTAGCGTCTTATTTATCCCTTGTTTCTTTGTAGACATGGGACTGTTAATTAATATTCCTGCATTTATCCAAACCCTCAGTTCAGTTTGGCTAACAGTAGTCATTGTAGTAGCTTTAATTTCCAGCAAATTTATCGCCGCATTATTAGCAAAGCTCATTTACCGCTACAATAATGCAGAAATGCTCACAATGTGGTCATTATCACTACCACAGGTAGCAGCAACATTAGCAGCAGCCTTGGTTGCTTATCAAACCTTAAATCCTGCTGGTGAAAGGCTAATTAGTGAAGGTGTCTTAAATAGTGTGATTGTTCTCATGCTAGTTACTTCAATTATGGGACCATTAATTACAGCCAGATTTGCGGCGTTATTACAAATGCCTCAGACAGATTTTGAAACCGAAAATCTTTCAAATTGGTGGGAAAATTATGAAGGACAGCCCCTAGAAGAAACTCAAAATCTATTCACTGTAGTAGTCCCAATACACAATTTTAAAACCCAGCGTTACTTGATTGAAATGGCAGCCTTAATAGCTCAACATGAATCTGGACGAGTTTTGCCATTAGCTATTACTAAAGCCCATATTCACATGGATGACCCACAATTAGGAATATCATTAGAACAAAATCTAAAAAGGTTAAAATTAGCCAAAGAAATCAGTCAAGAATTTAATGTAAACGTCTCCACTGCAATTCGCATTGATGATGATATCGCTTTGGCAATTAGCCGCACCAGTCGAGAACAAAATGCTAATTTAGTAGTCATGGGTTGGTCTCGAACTACAGGTTTACGCGCCCGGTTGTTTGGGAATATAATTGATAGTGTTTTCTGGTCTTCTCATTGTCCGGTTGCAGTGACACGCTTGGTAAGTAGTCCCAAGACAATTGCCAGAATTATTGTGCCAATTGGAGATTTAAGACCTCAAACTATCAGCGCTTGGCGATTTGCCGAAATGTTGGCTGATGTGAATAAGGCGGAGGTTGTACTATTACACGTTTCTAATAGCAAGACTCCTTCTAATTTAGTAGAACAATTTACAATTCAATTGTCTGATATTGTTGCTAAAAGTCAGTTAAAAGTCAATACAAATATCCAAATTATTATTGATGATGATGTTGCTAAAGCCATAGTTCGAGAAGCACAAGCTTTTGATTTAGCTGTCTTACGTTCTGTTCGTTATCGCACCACAGGTGGGTTAGCCGTCAGCCAAGTTACAACTCAAGTGATTTCAGAGTTAACTGGTTCTATTGTGTTATTGGGAGAGGCGCATCTTTAA
- the nagA gene encoding N-acetylglucosamine-6-phosphate deacetylase, translating into MNKATQNPLCIINARVPSYQDLQRILVNHQGIIEQILPMSQGFTGCESLLDVAGDWISLGGVDLQINGALGLAFPDLKAENAHIIPKISQFIWDVGVDGFLPTLVTTSVDNIQRSLAIIADILPTQKAGAKILGVHLEGPFLNYQKRGAHPAEHLLPLTIEQVKRVLGDYAHIVKVITLAPELDMTGEVIPYLRSLGIIVSLGHSQATAAQAQAAFNQGATMVTHAFNAMPPLHHREPGLLGAAITHPDVMCGFIADGEHVTPTMLQILLCASHEAQGLFLVSDALAPLGLADGVYPWDSRQIEVKNGTARLADGTLSGTTLPLLVGVENLVNWGVCDLESAIALATNSPRQAINLPGIISSPAANLLRWHRDESTKQLTWQRLFS; encoded by the coding sequence ATGAACAAAGCAACACAAAACCCCTTATGTATTATCAATGCACGAGTACCTAGTTATCAAGATTTACAAAGAATTTTAGTTAACCATCAGGGAATAATTGAGCAAATCTTACCAATGAGTCAGGGATTTACCGGATGTGAGTCTTTGCTAGATGTCGCCGGTGATTGGATTTCTCTGGGCGGTGTGGATTTACAGATTAATGGGGCTTTAGGATTGGCTTTTCCAGATTTAAAGGCTGAAAATGCTCATATTATCCCCAAAATATCGCAATTTATCTGGGATGTTGGGGTGGATGGATTTTTACCAACTCTGGTGACTACTTCTGTGGATAATATACAGCGATCGCTTGCCATCATAGCTGATATTCTCCCAACGCAAAAAGCAGGTGCAAAGATTCTGGGGGTACATTTAGAAGGACCATTTTTAAATTACCAAAAGCGGGGCGCACACCCAGCAGAACATTTACTACCTCTGACAATTGAGCAAGTAAAAAGAGTTTTGGGCGATTATGCTCATATTGTGAAAGTGATCACCTTAGCCCCAGAATTGGACATGACAGGGGAAGTAATTCCATATTTGCGTTCTTTGGGGATAATTGTCAGTTTAGGGCATTCCCAGGCTACAGCAGCCCAAGCACAAGCGGCTTTTAACCAGGGGGCAACAATGGTAACTCATGCTTTCAACGCCATGCCGCCATTACATCACCGCGAACCGGGACTATTAGGTGCAGCAATTACCCATCCTGATGTGATGTGTGGTTTCATTGCGGACGGTGAACACGTTACACCCACAATGCTGCAAATTCTACTTTGCGCCAGCCACGAAGCACAAGGGCTATTTTTGGTAAGTGATGCCCTCGCACCTCTGGGGCTAGCCGATGGGGTGTATCCTTGGGATAGTCGGCAAATTGAAGTGAAAAACGGTACAGCCAGATTAGCGGATGGGACTTTATCAGGGACAACTTTACCCTTATTAGTGGGAGTGGAAAATTTGGTAAACTGGGGAGTGTGTGATTTAGAAAGTGCGATCGCCTTAGCAACTAATTCACCTCGACAAGCGATAAATTTACCAGGAATTATTTCCAGTCCAGCCGCCAATTTGTTACGCTGGCATAGAGATGAAAGCACAAAACAACTAACTTGGCAAAGATTATTTAGCTGA
- a CDS encoding ammonium transporter, producing MYKQKLKRKNRQVFAKKSPINTQFNAKFQEFNLAIKKLSPSWQACLPLACLIVLGWGYVAVAQTPDAGPTTAELKVALDTLWVAIAAFLVFFMNAGFGMLETGFCRQKNAVNVLSKNLIVFALASIAFWAIGFGIMFGNGNNFFGASGFFLSGADNSPVTGDAYQGVFSSLSWAGVPLAAKFLFQLAFAGTAATIVSGAVAERIKFADFLIFSVLLVGIAYPITGHWVWGGGWLSQFGFWDFAGSTVVHSVGGWAALMGAAFLGPRIGKYQEQQVVAIPGHNMSIATLGCLILWLGWFGFNPGSTMAADGNAIAHIALTTNMAAAAGAVAATGTAWIYLGKPDLSMIINGVLAGLVAITASCAYVSIPASLIIGFIGGVIVVFAVTLFDKIRIDDPVGATSVHLVCGIWGTLAVGLWSAGPGVYSWYGEGAGPTAGLFAGGGLGQLFIQLVGILSVGGITVVLSSIFWLLLKATLGIRVSREEELEGLDISEHGMEAYHGFLTETNPGGFPEGYGSSPISQDKY from the coding sequence ATGTACAAACAAAAGTTAAAAAGGAAAAATAGGCAAGTTTTTGCGAAAAAATCCCCTATAAATACACAATTTAATGCAAAATTTCAGGAATTTAATTTAGCAATAAAGAAACTATCTCCTAGCTGGCAAGCTTGCTTACCTTTAGCTTGTTTGATTGTTTTGGGCTGGGGTTATGTAGCCGTTGCCCAAACACCAGATGCAGGTCCCACAACAGCAGAACTCAAAGTGGCTCTGGATACTCTTTGGGTAGCGATCGCCGCTTTTTTAGTATTCTTTATGAATGCTGGTTTTGGAATGTTAGAAACTGGCTTCTGTCGCCAGAAAAACGCCGTCAACGTTCTCTCCAAAAACTTAATTGTTTTTGCTCTAGCTAGTATTGCCTTTTGGGCAATTGGCTTTGGGATCATGTTTGGCAATGGCAATAACTTCTTCGGAGCCTCTGGATTTTTCCTCTCAGGAGCAGATAACAGTCCTGTAACAGGGGATGCTTATCAAGGTGTATTCAGTTCTCTGAGTTGGGCGGGTGTACCTTTAGCCGCCAAGTTTTTATTTCAATTGGCATTTGCGGGAACTGCGGCCACAATTGTTTCTGGTGCAGTTGCCGAACGCATTAAATTTGCTGACTTCTTAATTTTTAGCGTCCTACTTGTCGGTATTGCCTACCCCATTACCGGACATTGGGTTTGGGGTGGTGGTTGGTTAAGTCAGTTTGGATTCTGGGATTTTGCTGGATCTACCGTCGTTCACTCCGTTGGTGGTTGGGCGGCTTTAATGGGAGCCGCATTTCTCGGTCCACGCATTGGTAAATATCAAGAACAGCAAGTTGTGGCTATACCTGGTCACAATATGAGTATTGCCACCTTGGGCTGTTTAATACTCTGGTTGGGCTGGTTTGGTTTTAACCCCGGTTCCACAATGGCTGCTGATGGCAATGCGATCGCTCACATAGCCCTCACCACTAACATGGCCGCGGCTGCGGGTGCAGTTGCCGCTACAGGTACAGCTTGGATTTACTTAGGTAAACCAGACCTATCAATGATTATCAACGGCGTATTGGCTGGCTTGGTAGCGATTACAGCCTCTTGTGCTTACGTGAGTATTCCCGCTTCTTTAATCATCGGTTTCATTGGCGGAGTCATAGTAGTTTTCGCAGTCACACTCTTTGATAAAATCCGCATTGATGACCCAGTAGGAGCCACCTCAGTTCACCTAGTTTGCGGTATCTGGGGAACTCTTGCAGTTGGACTCTGGTCTGCCGGTCCTGGTGTTTATTCCTGGTATGGTGAAGGTGCAGGACCAACTGCGGGTTTATTCGCCGGTGGTGGTTTGGGACAATTATTCATTCAACTAGTGGGCATTCTCAGTGTAGGTGGAATCACAGTTGTTCTCAGCAGCATCTTCTGGCTATTGCTCAAGGCTACTTTAGGTATCCGAGTATCTCGCGAAGAAGAATTAGAAGGTTTGGATATCAGCGAACACGGTATGGAAGCATATCATGGATTTCTCACAGAAACTAACCCTGGAGGATTCCCCGAAGGATATGGTTCATCTCCAATATCACAAGACAAATATTAA
- the bchM gene encoding magnesium protoporphyrin IX methyltransferase has protein sequence MNVADDKTIVREYFNSTGFDRWRRIYGDGEVNKVQLDIRNGHQQTVDTVIGWLKDDGNLPELSICDAGCGVGSLSIPLAADGAKIYASDISEKMVTEAKERALATLENSENTTFAVQDLESLTGSYHTVVCLDVLIHYPQEKADEMVSHLCSLAESRVIMSFAPKNCALTILKKIGSFFPGPSKATRAYLHREADVVKILESNGFSVQRQAMTKTRFYYSRLLEATRK, from the coding sequence ATGAACGTAGCTGACGATAAAACGATTGTTCGCGAGTATTTTAATTCCACTGGGTTTGACCGATGGCGGCGAATTTACGGTGATGGCGAAGTCAACAAAGTCCAGTTAGATATCCGCAATGGACACCAGCAAACTGTAGATACAGTTATTGGCTGGTTGAAAGATGATGGTAATTTACCAGAATTATCCATCTGCGATGCTGGTTGTGGTGTGGGTAGTCTGAGTATCCCTCTGGCGGCAGATGGTGCTAAAATCTATGCTAGTGATATTTCTGAAAAAATGGTGACTGAAGCGAAGGAGAGAGCTTTAGCAACCTTAGAAAATTCCGAAAATACTACTTTTGCTGTCCAGGATTTAGAGTCTTTGACTGGTAGTTATCACACGGTGGTTTGCTTGGATGTTCTGATTCACTACCCCCAAGAAAAAGCCGATGAGATGGTTTCTCATCTTTGTTCTTTGGCTGAGTCAAGGGTAATTATGAGTTTTGCGCCGAAAAACTGCGCTTTGACTATACTCAAGAAAATTGGTAGTTTCTTTCCAGGGCCAAGTAAAGCAACTCGCGCTTATCTGCATCGTGAGGCTGATGTGGTGAAAATTCTGGAAAGTAATGGCTTTTCGGTACAACGCCAAGCGATGACTAAGACTCGTTTTTATTACTCGCGTTTACTAGAAGCTACGCGTAAATAA
- the pruA gene encoding L-glutamate gamma-semialdehyde dehydrogenase, producing the protein MVLQVQTSTYEAKTQEIAKQLLGATQENRSFLGSLRDQMRWDDKLLAWAMSNPGLRVQLFRFIDTLPALQNKPEIAAHLQEYLGEESVELPSALKGMLNFAHPDSMPGQVAATTVSTAVETLAHKYISGENIKQVIKTVERLRKDKMAFTIDLLGEAVITEPEAQSYLERYLELMQQLVEASKNWAVIPAIDQADGERIPQVQVSVKLTAFYSQFDPLDAQGSEEKVSDRIRILLRRAKELGASVHFDMEQYAYKDLTLNILQKLLLEDEFRQRTDIGVTIQAYLRDSEEDAKNLISWLQQRGYPLTVRLVKGAYWDQETIKAEQKHWKQPVYNDKAATDANFEVITQLLLENHQYVYAAIGSHNVRSQARAIAIAESLNVPRRHFEMQVLYGMGDKLAKALVDKGYRVRVYCPYGELLPGMAYLIRRLLENTANSSFLRQNLENRPIEELLAPPIPASPSLAGGNEGGFLGVADTDYSQESEIMKSAEAFALVRQQLGRTYLPLVNGEYVNTSEFVDSLNPSNFSEVVGKIGLMSVEQAEEAMKAAKAAFPAWKKTPVKQRAGVLRKAADLMEKRRAELSAWIVLEVGKPVKEADAEVSEAIDFCLYYAEEMERLDAGVIYDVAGETNRYIYQAMGIAVVISPWNFPLAIACGMTVAALVAGNCTLLKPAETSSVITAKLTEILIEAGIPKGVFQYVPGKGSEVGAYLVNHADTHIIAFTGSQEVGCRIYAEAATLKPGQKHLKRVIAEMGGKNAIIVDESADLDQAVVGVVQSAFGYSGQKCSACSRVIVLSPVYDAFVRRLVEATKSLNIGEAELPSTQVGPVIDAKARDRILEYIEKGKAEAQVALELTAPPQGYYIGPVIFSEVPADATIAQQEIFGPVLAVTRVKDFAEALAVANGTNYALTGGLYSRTPSHIQQAQTDFEVGNVYINRNITGAIVARQPFGGFKLSGVGSKAGGPDYLLQFLEPRTVTENIQRQGFAPIEGAE; encoded by the coding sequence ATGGTATTACAAGTACAAACCAGCACCTACGAAGCGAAAACCCAAGAAATTGCGAAACAGCTTCTGGGCGCTACCCAAGAAAATCGTTCATTTTTAGGTTCCCTACGCGACCAGATGCGCTGGGATGATAAATTACTCGCTTGGGCTATGAGTAATCCTGGTTTACGGGTACAATTATTTCGTTTCATTGACACACTACCCGCTTTACAAAATAAACCAGAAATTGCCGCACATTTACAAGAATATTTGGGAGAAGAGTCTGTAGAGTTACCCTCAGCTTTAAAGGGAATGCTCAACTTTGCTCACCCTGATTCTATGCCAGGACAAGTTGCGGCGACAACTGTTTCTACAGCCGTGGAAACTTTAGCACATAAATATATTTCTGGGGAAAATATTAAACAAGTTATCAAAACAGTTGAACGACTGCGTAAAGACAAAATGGCTTTCACCATTGATTTACTTGGTGAAGCGGTAATTACTGAACCTGAAGCCCAATCTTATTTAGAACGCTATCTAGAATTAATGCAGCAATTGGTAGAAGCGTCAAAGAATTGGGCGGTAATTCCGGCTATTGATCAAGCTGATGGTGAACGCATACCACAAGTTCAAGTTTCTGTCAAGTTAACGGCGTTTTATTCCCAATTTGATCCTTTAGATGCTCAGGGTAGTGAGGAGAAAGTTAGCGATCGCATTCGTATTTTATTACGTCGGGCGAAAGAATTAGGCGCTTCTGTGCATTTTGACATGGAGCAGTACGCTTACAAAGATTTAACTCTGAATATTCTGCAAAAGCTGCTGCTAGAAGATGAGTTTCGCCAACGTACAGATATTGGTGTGACAATCCAAGCATATCTGCGTGATAGCGAAGAGGATGCTAAAAACCTGATTTCTTGGTTACAACAGCGCGGTTATCCTCTGACAGTTCGTTTGGTGAAGGGTGCATATTGGGATCAGGAAACGATTAAGGCTGAACAAAAGCACTGGAAACAGCCAGTTTATAACGATAAGGCGGCTACAGATGCCAATTTTGAAGTTATTACTCAGCTATTGTTAGAAAATCACCAATATGTGTATGCTGCTATTGGTAGTCATAATGTGCGATCGCAAGCTCGCGCCATTGCCATAGCCGAAAGTTTAAATGTCCCTCGTCGTCACTTTGAAATGCAAGTGTTGTATGGGATGGGGGATAAGTTAGCGAAGGCTTTGGTAGACAAAGGTTATCGCGTCAGAGTTTATTGTCCTTATGGTGAGTTGTTACCGGGGATGGCTTATTTGATTCGGCGGTTGTTGGAAAATACCGCTAATAGTTCCTTTTTACGGCAAAATCTAGAAAATCGACCAATTGAGGAATTACTCGCGCCACCAATTCCAGCCTCCCCCTCGCTTGCGGGGGGGAATGAGGGGGGGTTCCTCGGTGTAGCGGATACAGATTATTCCCAGGAGTCAGAAATTATGAAGTCTGCTGAGGCTTTTGCTTTGGTTCGTCAGCAATTGGGTAGAACTTATTTACCTTTGGTGAATGGGGAGTATGTGAATACTTCGGAGTTTGTTGATTCTTTGAATCCTTCTAATTTTAGTGAGGTGGTTGGTAAGATTGGTTTGATGAGTGTGGAACAGGCGGAAGAGGCTATGAAGGCGGCTAAGGCGGCTTTTCCTGCTTGGAAGAAAACGCCTGTGAAGCAACGCGCTGGGGTGCTGCGGAAGGCGGCTGATTTGATGGAGAAACGTCGGGCTGAACTTTCAGCTTGGATTGTTTTGGAGGTGGGGAAACCTGTTAAGGAAGCTGATGCTGAGGTTTCTGAGGCGATAGATTTTTGTCTCTATTATGCTGAGGAAATGGAACGTCTGGATGCAGGTGTAATCTATGACGTAGCCGGGGAAACGAATCGTTATATTTACCAGGCGATGGGAATTGCTGTGGTGATTTCTCCTTGGAATTTTCCTCTGGCGATCGCCTGTGGAATGACAGTCGCAGCATTGGTTGCAGGTAATTGTACTTTGCTCAAACCTGCGGAAACATCTTCTGTAATTACTGCTAAACTCACAGAAATCTTAATTGAGGCGGGAATACCTAAAGGTGTATTTCAATACGTACCCGGTAAGGGTTCGGAAGTTGGTGCATACTTGGTAAATCATGCAGATACTCACATCATTGCTTTTACTGGTTCTCAGGAAGTGGGTTGTCGCATTTACGCGGAAGCCGCAACGCTGAAACCTGGACAAAAGCATCTGAAGCGGGTAATTGCAGAAATGGGCGGTAAAAATGCGATTATTGTGGATGAAAGTGCTGATTTAGATCAAGCTGTGGTGGGAGTGGTACAGTCAGCATTTGGTTACAGTGGACAAAAATGTTCTGCCTGTTCGCGAGTAATTGTGCTGTCACCGGTATATGATGCTTTTGTGCGGCGCTTGGTAGAGGCGACAAAATCTTTAAATATTGGTGAAGCTGAGTTACCGAGTACTCAAGTTGGTCCAGTTATTGATGCTAAAGCGCGCGATCGCATCCTAGAATATATTGAGAAAGGTAAAGCCGAAGCACAAGTGGCGCTGGAATTAACAGCACCCCCACAGGGGTATTATATCGGTCCAGTGATATTTAGTGAAGTACCAGCCGATGCGACTATTGCCCAACAAGAGATTTTTGGACCAGTATTAGCTGTAACGAGAGTCAAAGATTTTGCCGAAGCCTTAGCAGTGGCTAATGGGACTAATTATGCTTTAACTGGGGGGCTTTATTCTAGAACGCCTTCCCACATTCAACAAGCACAGACAGATTTTGAAGTCGGAAACGTATATATTAACCGTAACATTACAGGTGCAATCGTTGCTAGACAACCTTTTGGCGGTTTCAAACTTTCTGGTGTCGGTTCTAAAGCCGGAGGTCCTGATTATCTTCTGCAATTCTTAGAACCGCGCACAGTCACAGAAAATATTCAGCGTCAAGGTTTTGCACCCATTGAAGGTGCGGAATAA
- the purE gene encoding 5-(carboxyamino)imidazole ribonucleotide mutase: MAPLISIIMGSDSDLPTMKDAIAICAEFGIETEVAIVSAHRTPERMVQYAQQAHQRGLKVIIAGAGGAAHLPGMVASLTPLPVIGVPVATRNLQGIDSLYSIVQMPGGIPVATVAIGNAKNAGLLAVQILATQQPELLEKVQQYRQSLCESVMVKQAKLEQLGYEQYLQQELL, from the coding sequence ATGGCTCCTCTTATCAGTATTATCATGGGCAGCGATTCAGACTTGCCCACCATGAAAGATGCGATCGCAATTTGTGCAGAATTTGGCATAGAAACCGAAGTAGCGATTGTTTCAGCCCATCGGACTCCAGAACGCATGGTACAGTATGCCCAACAAGCCCATCAAAGAGGACTTAAAGTGATTATTGCCGGCGCTGGCGGTGCAGCCCATCTTCCCGGAATGGTAGCATCTTTAACCCCACTGCCCGTAATTGGCGTTCCCGTAGCGACTCGCAACTTACAAGGAATTGATTCTTTATACTCCATTGTACAGATGCCTGGGGGTATTCCAGTAGCAACCGTGGCAATCGGTAACGCTAAAAATGCTGGACTTTTAGCAGTGCAAATTCTTGCTACCCAGCAACCAGAATTACTCGAAAAAGTCCAACAATACCGCCAAAGCCTCTGTGAATCGGTAATGGTAAAGCAAGCCAAACTAGAACAACTCGGCTATGAGCAGTATTTGCAACAAGAATTGTTATAG